In Musa acuminata AAA Group cultivar baxijiao chromosome BXJ2-3, Cavendish_Baxijiao_AAA, whole genome shotgun sequence, the following proteins share a genomic window:
- the LOC135607192 gene encoding protein TIFY 10a-like, producing MAEKMGKRWEKGSQFSVTCNLLSQYLKEKGGFGSIGLDIASRPLDVHRPKDKHRNLTTLSLMPGVDVPPEDDDATDHQTAPKSMEDSLKTPPVIKEVEKSQLTIFYGGKVLVFDDFPGDKVRDLMQMAGNEIAAAKNLSFPAPPPTSILASASSWQEPPPGLPTPAQANASDMPIARKNSLHRFLEKRKDRISTKAPYQAHGAPAASPTDAELRLGREDLRQEHSSGSFR from the exons atggcagagAAGATGGGGAAGAGGTGGGAGAAGGGCTCGCAGTTCTCAGTCACATGCAACCTCTTGAGCCAGTACCTGAAGGAGAAGGGCGGCTTCGGTAGCATTGGCCTTGACATCGCCTCGAGGCCTCTTGACGTCCACCGACCCAAAG ACAAGCACCGGAATCTCACCACCTTGAGCTTGATGCCTGGTGTTGATGTGCCCCCTGAAGACGATGATGCCACTGACCACCAAACTGCTCCCAAATCCATGGAGGACTCTCTCAAGACTCCCCCAGTGATCAA GGAGGTGGAGAAGTCGCAGCTGACGATCTTCTACGGCGGAAAGGTGCTGGTTTTCGACGATTTCCCGGGCGACAAGGTCAGAGATTTGATGCAGATGGCGGGCAACGAGATCGCTGCAGCTAAAAACCTCAGCTTCCCGGCGCCTCCCCCGACTTCCATCTTGGCCTCCGCATCCAGCTGGCAGGAGCCGCCGCCTGGCCTGCCGACCCCCGCCCAGGCTAATGCTTCCG ATATGCCCATAGCCAGAAAAAACTCCCTTCATCGGTTCCTGGAGAAGAGGAAGGATCG GATCAGCACCAAGGCCCCATATCAAGCCCATGGAGCGCCGGCGGCGTCGCCGACCGATGCCGAGCTCCGCCTGGGACGAGAAGATCTGAGGCAAGAACACAGCTCCGGGAGCTTCAGATAG
- the LOC135607191 gene encoding probable polygalacturonase, whose amino-acid sequence MVDIFPSGWRLQFQQHPRWLMGLLTTHRTLVLVLWIVGLALVFGWQTSSVDGLAFFRWGTVARPSPRLRAALYNLTDFGGVGDGKTLNTEAFERAVEAISKLGARGGGQLNVPSGLWLTAPFNLTSHMTLFLAEGAVILGIEDERYWPLMPPLPSYGYGREHRGPRYGSLIHGENLKDIVITGHNGTINGQGQAWWTKYKKKVLNYTRGPLVQLMWSKDIVISNITLRDSPFWTLHPYDCKNVTISNVTILAPVSGAPNTDGIDPDSCEDVLIENSYICVGDDAVAIKSGWDQYGIAYGRPSTNITLRNLTVRSVVSAGISIGSEMSGGVSNITVEDLIVWESRRGIRIKTAAGRGGYVRDIFYHNVTLDNVRVGIVIKTDYNEHPDNGFDPKAVPIIENITFSGIHGQGVRVPVRIHGSEEIFIKDVSFKDMSVGLSHKKKHVFQCSFVEGRVIGSIFPAPCENLDLYNEQGKLVKRSMSHNVTDIDYNI is encoded by the exons ATGGTTGATATCTTTCCCTCCGGATGGAGATTGCAGTTCCAGCAGCACCCGCGATGGCTGATGGGATTGCTCACCACGCACAGGACGCTGGTTTTGGTGCTCTGGATCGTGGGGTTAGCGCTGGTGTTCGGGTGGCAGACGAGCTCGGTGGACGGCCTCGCGTTCTTCCGGTGGGGGACGGTGGCTCGGCCGTCGCCGAGACTGCGGGCGGCGCTGTACAATTTGACGGATTTTGGCGGGGTTGGGGATGGGAAGACGCTGAACACCGAAGCGTTTGAGCGTGCGGTAGAGGCGATTTCGAAGCTTGGGGCGAGGGGGGGCGGGCAGCTCAACGTGCCGTCCGGCCTCTGGCTCACTGCGCCCTTCAATCTCACCAGTCACATGACCCTCTTCCTCGCTGAGGGTGCAGTGATTTTGGGAATAGAG GATGAAAGATACTGGCCGCTGATGCCTCCTTTGCCATCATATGGATATGGGCGGGAACACAGGGGCCCTCGGTACGGAAGTCTCATACATGGTGAAAATCTGAAGGATATTGTTATAACTG GACATAATGGTACAATAAACGGTCAAGGTCAAGCATGGTGGACAAAATACAAGAAAAAGGTTCTCAACTATACCAGAGGACCTCTTGTTCAGCTAATGTGGTCCAAGGATATAGTCATCTCCAACATAACTCTGCGTGACTCTCCTTTTTGGACACTGCATCCCTATGACTGCAAGAATGTAACCATCTCAAATGTCACCATATTGGCTCCTGTTTCTGGAGCTCCAAACACAGATGGAATCGACCCAG ATTCTTGTGAGGATGTGTTAATAGAGAACTCCTACATATGTGTAGGTGATGATGCAGTGGCCATAAAGAGTGGTTGGGATCAGTATGGAATAGCATATGGGCGTCCATCTACCAACATCACACTCCGCAATCTCACTGTCCGGTCTGTTGTGAG TGCTGGAATATCCATAGGCAGCGAGATGTCTGGTGGAGTTTCTAATATCACAGTTGAAGACCTTATCGTTTGGGAGTCAAGGCGAGGCATAAGAATAAAGACAGCTGCAGGGAGAGGCGGTTATGTTCGCGACATCTTCTACCACAACGTGACCCTCGACAATGTTCGTGTTGGAATTGTGATAAAGACAGATTACAATGAGCACCCTGATAACGGCTTTGACCCTAAAGCTGTGCCTATCATTGAGAACATAACTTTCAGTGGGATCCACGGTCAAGGTGTTCGCGTGCCAGTTCGAATCCATGGTAGTGAGGAAATCTTTATTAAGGATGTGAGCTTCAAGGATATGTCTGTGGGGTTAAGCCACAAGAAGAAACATGTCTTCCAATGCTCATTTGTGGAGGGTCGTGTGATAGGATCCATTTTTCCCGCACCATGTGAGAATCTTGACTTATACAACGAGCAAGGCAAGTTAGTAAAGCGATCAATGTCTCATAACGTCACCGATATTGATTATAACATTTAG